One window from the genome of bacterium encodes:
- a CDS encoding fumarate hydratase — protein MRTVSAEEITAALRDLCVTVNHRMGPDMLAALERAETAEESEIGRTVLARLLENARVAREEWFPICQDTGTAVVFLDLGQDVHVTGGDLQAAIDEGVRRGYREGYLRASVVRGPLDRRNTGDNTPAVVYTRIVPGEQIALSLLAKGAGCDNMSRLTMLTPADGREAVVEFVARTVAEAGPNPSPPLIVGVGLGGTFELAALLAKRALLRRVGEPSPDPGAAGLEAELLRRINDLGIGPGGFGGRVTALAVHVEEHPTHIASLPVAVNLDCHSHRAGTVVL, from the coding sequence ATGCGGACCGTTTCCGCCGAGGAGATCACCGCGGCGCTGCGCGATCTCTGCGTCACGGTCAACCACCGCATGGGCCCGGACATGCTCGCCGCGCTCGAGCGCGCGGAGACCGCGGAAGAATCCGAGATCGGCCGGACGGTGCTTGCGCGGCTCTTGGAAAATGCGCGGGTCGCCCGCGAGGAGTGGTTCCCGATCTGCCAGGACACCGGGACCGCGGTCGTGTTTCTCGATCTGGGACAGGACGTCCACGTGACCGGCGGCGATCTCCAGGCCGCGATCGACGAGGGCGTCCGCCGCGGCTACCGCGAGGGCTACCTGCGGGCTTCGGTCGTGCGGGGTCCCCTCGACCGTCGAAACACCGGCGACAACACGCCGGCCGTCGTCTACACCCGCATCGTGCCGGGCGAGCAGATCGCCCTCTCGCTCCTCGCGAAGGGGGCGGGGTGCGACAACATGAGCCGCCTCACGATGCTCACGCCGGCCGACGGGCGCGAAGCGGTCGTCGAATTCGTGGCGCGTACCGTCGCCGAGGCCGGGCCCAATCCCAGTCCGCCGCTGATCGTCGGCGTCGGGCTCGGCGGGACGTTCGAGTTGGCGGCGCTCCTCGCCAAGCGCGCCCTGCTCCGCCGCGTCGGCGAGCCCTCCCCCGATCCCGGCGCCGCGGGCCTGGAGGCGGAACTGCTCCGGCGGATCAACGACCTCGGCATCGGCCCCGGCGGGTTCGGCGGCCGCGTGACCGCGCTCGCCGTGCACGTCGAGGAGCACCCGACGCACATCGCAAGCCTGCCGGTGGCCGTAAACCTCGATTGCCATTCGCACCGCGCCGGCACGGTGGTGCTCTGA
- a CDS encoding MFS transporter, translated as MTTGRRVAVPTAVFLAVPAAVLAVIGFHEHLTPADPTLLLATAATVAWLAAYPLRISPSDDFPLVFVPVIVALGVGRPVLAAAGALAGLVLAAGTEAERWGGLRAIEEATALSGAVLAAVLLPLPHAPYRLGGVVLAAVVYAAIRTPLVATRIARNEGMGWGRAFAIVASACGTSFGISVLLALTTVTVERIWLPGTGGVALSMLPLLAGGVVLHVFHPQSMSGQEERRVLATTAVLADAMDVKDSRTGLHSQDVAQLAKRLARAIGVNERLAHDAFLTGLLHDVGKVVVPDSILQKPGQLTPEEWDIMRSHVVDSADMVASIAGLSRIAPMVRASHEHYDGTGYPDGLRGREIPLAARIVAIADTYHALTNDRVYRSRRDAAAALAELDRCSGTQFDPVLVRALRTLAARPAPGSAGGPAPAWLTVLRRPAFALLWFGEAVSFLGDEVFFIAITLWVYALTGSAVTLAAALSAGYVAQALFSFLAGAVADRVDRRAVVALSDVGRAIVVAALPFVLPRSLPFGLLLLGILNVGSVFFRAAVTALLPSIATVEELPAINALFQTTERIAEIAGGVLGAAAVLTLGYAGVMFADAGSFLVSAICVLLMPLAWGAGLGARGGATITADLMSGLRYMWQTPFQRYFALLILPGYLTLAFEVLRAPMVVHTAHLSPAAYGVVNSALGVGKLATALVLAGLTRRWATPSLAVFAYILAGFGVAVFATAPWYLGLVAGAFIFAVGNMMTSIVNATLVMQVTPQALLGRVLGNRQMLLQGTRLIGALALGRVADAASPPVALWIMAGACVFGVTFVWLFTGRYVTAPSNHSALPAGGAPPVADAGQ; from the coding sequence GTGACGACCGGCCGCCGGGTGGCCGTTCCCACCGCGGTGTTTCTGGCCGTGCCCGCGGCGGTGCTCGCCGTGATCGGGTTTCATGAGCACCTGACGCCGGCGGATCCGACCCTGCTGCTGGCCACCGCCGCCACCGTCGCGTGGCTCGCCGCCTATCCGCTGCGGATCTCGCCGAGCGATGACTTCCCGCTGGTGTTCGTCCCGGTGATCGTCGCCCTCGGCGTCGGGCGGCCGGTTCTTGCCGCCGCCGGCGCGCTCGCGGGCCTGGTCCTCGCGGCCGGCACCGAAGCGGAGCGGTGGGGCGGGCTGCGCGCGATCGAGGAAGCGACCGCGTTGTCGGGCGCGGTGCTGGCGGCCGTGCTGCTGCCGCTCCCTCACGCGCCCTACCGGCTCGGCGGCGTTGTGCTTGCGGCGGTCGTCTACGCCGCGATCCGCACGCCGCTCGTGGCGACGCGGATCGCGAGAAACGAGGGGATGGGGTGGGGCCGGGCGTTCGCGATCGTGGCCAGCGCCTGCGGTACCTCCTTCGGCATCTCGGTGCTGCTCGCGCTGACCACCGTCACCGTGGAGCGCATCTGGCTTCCCGGAACCGGAGGAGTGGCGTTGAGCATGTTGCCGCTGCTTGCCGGCGGCGTCGTGCTGCACGTCTTTCATCCGCAGTCCATGAGCGGCCAGGAAGAGCGGCGCGTGCTTGCCACGACCGCCGTGCTGGCCGACGCGATGGACGTCAAAGACAGCCGGACCGGCCTGCATTCGCAGGACGTCGCCCAACTCGCGAAGCGGCTCGCGCGGGCGATCGGCGTGAACGAGCGGCTTGCGCACGATGCGTTCCTCACGGGGTTGCTGCACGATGTCGGCAAGGTGGTGGTCCCGGACTCCATTCTCCAGAAGCCCGGCCAACTCACTCCGGAAGAGTGGGACATCATGCGGTCTCACGTCGTCGACAGCGCCGACATGGTCGCGTCGATTGCCGGCTTATCCCGCATCGCGCCGATGGTGCGCGCGAGCCACGAGCACTACGACGGCACCGGCTACCCGGACGGCCTGCGCGGCCGCGAGATCCCGCTCGCCGCCCGCATCGTCGCGATCGCGGACACCTATCACGCCCTGACGAACGATCGCGTCTACCGCTCCCGGCGGGATGCCGCGGCGGCTCTTGCCGAGCTCGACCGGTGCAGCGGGACGCAATTCGACCCGGTGCTCGTGCGGGCGCTGCGGACCCTCGCCGCCCGCCCGGCGCCCGGCTCCGCCGGCGGGCCGGCCCCCGCGTGGCTGACGGTGCTGCGCCGTCCCGCTTTCGCGCTCCTGTGGTTCGGCGAGGCGGTGTCGTTTCTCGGCGACGAGGTCTTCTTCATCGCCATTACGCTGTGGGTGTACGCGCTGACCGGATCGGCCGTGACGCTCGCCGCCGCACTCTCGGCGGGATACGTGGCGCAGGCGTTGTTCAGTTTTCTCGCGGGCGCCGTGGCAGATCGTGTCGACCGCAGAGCCGTGGTGGCGCTGTCCGACGTCGGACGGGCGATCGTCGTGGCGGCGCTGCCGTTTGTGCTGCCGAGGTCGCTGCCCTTCGGCCTCCTTCTCCTCGGCATCTTGAACGTCGGCTCCGTCTTCTTCCGGGCGGCGGTCACCGCGCTCTTGCCGTCGATCGCGACGGTCGAGGAGTTGCCGGCGATCAACGCGCTGTTTCAGACGACGGAACGCATCGCCGAGATCGCCGGGGGCGTGCTCGGTGCCGCCGCGGTGCTGACGCTGGGGTACGCCGGGGTGATGTTCGCGGACGCCGGGTCGTTCCTCGTGAGCGCGATCTGCGTTCTGCTGATGCCGCTCGCCTGGGGCGCCGGACTCGGCGCGCGGGGCGGCGCGACCATTACCGCGGATCTGATGTCCGGTCTGCGGTACATGTGGCAGACGCCCTTTCAGCGGTATTTCGCGCTGCTGATCCTGCCGGGATACCTGACGCTCGCGTTTGAAGTGCTTCGCGCACCGATGGTGGTCCACACGGCGCATCTTTCGCCGGCGGCCTATGGCGTCGTAAACAGCGCGCTCGGCGTGGGCAAGCTCGCAACCGCGCTCGTCCTCGCGGGCCTGACGAGGCGCTGGGCGACGCCGAGTCTGGCGGTGTTTGCCTACATCCTGGCGGGGTTTGGGGTTGCCGTTTTCGCCACGGCGCCGTGGTATCTCGGCCTGGTCGCGGGTGCGTTCATCTTCGCGGTCGGCAACATGATGACGAGCATCGTGAACGCCACGCTGGTCATGCAGGTGACGCCCCAGGCGCTGCTCGGGCGCGTCCTCGGAAACCGGCAGATGCTGCTCCAGGGCACGCGGCTCATCGGGGCCTTGGCGCTCGGGCGCGTCGCCGACGCCGCCTCACCGCCGGTCGCGCTGTGGATCATGGCCGGGGCGTGTGTCTTCGGTGTGACGTTCGTGTGGTTGTTTACCGGCAGGTATGTGACGGCGCCGTCCAACCACTCCGCTTTGCCGGCAGGCGGCGCGCCGCCTGTCGCCGACGCCGGGCAATAA
- a CDS encoding tetratricopeptide repeat protein, producing MRIIPLSSRRTATTGAAGSSRRTDTNTDIRYVSGRFSRPDGHLSRRSPIRDGTYWRSRGSPRPIVKVALTSRGDGAMPQLTFGQLLKQARLARGLSQSEVATPVLTKAFVSLLERDGARPSLETLTHLAERLDRPVATLLRALDRKGTARVLADLDNRGRQALSQRRYDAARGVFEQLLEFAAGAGMPQLVASARLGIGEALVGQFRPRDAEPLLRESLDHARRTRDRLMECRALRNLGLIEHRGGRLIEAVRLYEEMLSLTPSLPKPEPVLHGEVLGYLSTMFFRLGRYDESLAAATEAITLFEIHAPHRVPDVRMNVGVVHYRTGDYAKSLVEYREALRGAERFEDLETTFRVRNNLAMVLIESGRPAEALEHLRPAVTMARRLSDVMGECRALTELGRCYLALGDVADARVAAEQAVGLSHARGMADEVARASIVLGVVSVAERRTLKGLRYLTNAYQHCTKTGMRMEGIVAGYAAARVLSRLGKSADAYRLHTEVFAALRRLTSPDACGVIRMTETLDAALDRAMEREAISSD from the coding sequence ATGCGTATAATCCCACTCAGCTCGCGGCGGACGGCGACAACGGGAGCGGCGGGTAGTTCACGCAGAACGGATACAAACACCGACATTCGGTACGTTAGCGGTAGGTTCAGCCGGCCGGACGGCCACCTATCACGACGGTCACCTATCAGAGACGGCACCTACTGGAGGAGTAGGGGGTCCCCCCGCCCAATAGTTAAGGTCGCGTTGACGTCCCGGGGGGACGGTGCAATGCCGCAGTTGACCTTCGGGCAACTATTGAAACAAGCTCGGCTCGCGCGCGGCCTCAGTCAGTCTGAGGTTGCGACTCCGGTGTTGACGAAGGCGTTTGTCAGTTTGTTGGAGCGGGACGGCGCCCGGCCGTCCCTCGAAACGCTCACGCATCTGGCGGAGCGGCTCGACCGTCCGGTCGCGACGCTGCTCCGCGCCCTCGACCGGAAGGGGACCGCGCGCGTGCTCGCCGACCTCGACAACCGCGGGCGGCAGGCGCTGAGCCAGCGTCGCTATGACGCGGCCCGCGGGGTGTTTGAACAGCTGCTGGAATTCGCCGCCGGGGCCGGCATGCCGCAGCTCGTCGCGAGCGCCAGGCTCGGCATCGGCGAAGCGCTGGTCGGACAGTTCCGCCCTCGAGACGCCGAGCCGCTTCTGCGCGAATCGCTCGATCACGCGCGGCGCACACGCGACCGCCTGATGGAGTGCCGGGCGCTCCGCAACCTGGGTCTGATCGAGCACCGCGGAGGCCGGCTGATCGAAGCGGTGCGGTTGTACGAAGAGATGCTGTCGCTCACTCCGTCGCTGCCGAAGCCGGAGCCCGTGCTCCACGGCGAGGTGCTCGGCTACTTGAGCACGATGTTCTTTCGGCTGGGCCGGTACGACGAATCCCTCGCCGCCGCGACGGAAGCGATCACGCTCTTCGAGATTCACGCGCCGCACCGGGTGCCGGACGTGCGCATGAACGTCGGCGTCGTCCACTACCGGACCGGCGATTATGCCAAGTCCCTCGTGGAGTACCGCGAGGCGCTGCGGGGTGCGGAGCGGTTCGAGGATCTGGAGACAACCTTCCGAGTCCGCAACAACCTGGCGATGGTGTTGATCGAATCGGGGCGGCCGGCCGAGGCGCTGGAGCACCTGCGGCCGGCCGTGACGATGGCGCGGCGGCTGTCGGACGTGATGGGCGAGTGCCGGGCGCTCACGGAGCTCGGCCGGTGCTACCTGGCGCTCGGCGACGTGGCGGATGCGCGCGTCGCGGCGGAGCAGGCGGTGGGACTCAGCCATGCGCGGGGCATGGCCGACGAGGTGGCGCGTGCGAGCATCGTGCTCGGCGTGGTGTCGGTGGCCGAGCGGCGGACGCTGAAGGGACTGCGGTATCTGACCAACGCCTACCAGCACTGCACGAAGACCGGCATGAGGATGGAGGGCATCGTCGCCGGGTACGCCGCCGCGCGCGTGCTGTCCCGGTTGGGCAAGTCCGCCGACGCGTACCGCCTGCACACCGAGGTGTTCGCCGCGCTGCGCCGCCTGACGTCGCCGGACGCATGCGGCGTCATCCGCATGACGGAGACGTTGGACGCGGCGCTCGACCGCGCGATGGAACGCGAGGCGATTTCCTCCGACTAG
- a CDS encoding DUF305 domain-containing protein, whose translation MRSTHVLALVLAAMMVPAAAAFATSAAPADPAVANLSALHGHAFDVSYLQAVIPVDDESVEMAMTATLYADHPDLLHWNQNFTEREHGQIQKMVTLLGDMGAQPGQRNEGVATAPVKQLRSLRGAALERTYIKLMTQHLDRAVALSKLAAQRADRPELRAFAAGAAAADAKDAATLRSWMTAWYR comes from the coding sequence ATGCGCAGCACACACGTACTCGCGCTCGTCCTGGCGGCAATGATGGTGCCCGCGGCGGCGGCGTTCGCGACGTCCGCCGCGCCGGCCGATCCCGCGGTCGCGAACCTGTCCGCGCTCCACGGGCACGCGTTCGACGTATCGTACCTGCAGGCCGTGATTCCTGTGGACGACGAATCGGTCGAGATGGCGATGACCGCGACGCTCTACGCGGACCATCCGGATCTGCTCCACTGGAACCAAAACTTCACCGAACGCGAGCACGGCCAGATCCAGAAGATGGTGACCCTGCTCGGCGACATGGGCGCGCAGCCGGGACAGCGGAACGAGGGTGTCGCGACGGCCCCGGTCAAGCAGCTGCGGTCTCTCCGCGGCGCCGCGCTTGAGCGGACGTACATCAAGCTCATGACCCAGCATCTCGACCGCGCGGTCGCGCTGTCCAAGCTCGCCGCGCAGCGGGCGGACCGCCCGGAGTTGCGCGCGTTCGCCGCAGGCGCGGCGGCCGCGGACGCCAAGGATGCCGCGACGCTGCGGAGTTGGATGACCGCTTGGTATCGCTAG
- a CDS encoding FumA C-terminus/TtdB family hydratase beta subunit: MAPAVLATPPARAQLERLRAGDEVLLSGAIYTARDAAHERLARMIAAGEPLPVDLAGEIIYYCGPTPARPGRPIGSAGPTTASRMDPYTPALLEHGVLGMIGKGRRSAAVKEAIKRCGAAYFAAVEGTAALLGRCVRSAEIVAFPDLGPEAIYRLVVERFPVVVANDCHGGDAYEDGRARYRR, from the coding sequence GTGGCGCCCGCGGTCCTCGCGACCCCGCCGGCGCGGGCCCAGCTCGAGCGGTTGCGCGCGGGCGACGAGGTGCTGCTGTCGGGCGCGATCTACACGGCGCGGGACGCGGCCCACGAGCGCCTCGCCCGAATGATCGCGGCGGGCGAGCCGCTGCCGGTCGACCTCGCCGGCGAGATCATCTACTACTGCGGCCCCACGCCCGCGCGGCCGGGCCGGCCCATCGGGTCGGCGGGCCCGACGACCGCGTCGCGCATGGACCCGTACACACCGGCGCTTCTCGAGCACGGCGTCCTCGGGATGATCGGCAAAGGCCGGCGCTCGGCCGCGGTCAAGGAGGCGATCAAGCGCTGCGGCGCCGCGTACTTCGCCGCGGTCGAGGGGACCGCCGCGCTCCTCGGGCGCTGCGTGCGCAGCGCCGAGATCGTGGCCTTTCCCGATCTCGGCCCGGAGGCGATTTACCGGCTGGTCGTCGAGCGATTTCCCGTCGTGGTCGCGAACGATTGCCACGGCGGCGACGCATACGAGGACGGCCGCGCAAGATACCGGCGGTAG
- a CDS encoding HD domain-containing phosphohydrolase produces MSPPPWLRGALAAGFIIDVGALMLLSPRDIPAVAALTAVYGLTMLVPPVPSPLGMIRTPRVAFLVTLMLLWSPLHTLIAIAFGTMLAVTAFRLYEPWRALINTFWWAYPAAFGSAIGHALLRAIPGRLAGIAVASLVVLVLYLLANFALIALYRRLRHGESFFAYWWSCLTENPLSQVLAAPVPVLLGTIGIGPGRGPWLALLLTTLSAVTMPAVRAQLAVFLASQRTVQDIVRALMIALERTVPGAHAHAQRVSALVSEVGRRMRVPAGVVESWRTAALLHDIGLIDAESRTAPPVSHAIVGSRILASHPDAVVAQMVREHHTPWSAVTSRLRGNVALGARVLAAAECYDELRYGTPDAPRKTTHKAAAAALRPLIGSHLDPRVAPVVIETAGRLEPRSAS; encoded by the coding sequence GTGTCACCTCCGCCGTGGCTGCGCGGAGCGCTCGCTGCGGGCTTCATTATCGACGTCGGCGCACTCATGCTGCTTTCGCCCCGCGATATTCCGGCCGTCGCGGCGCTAACGGCGGTTTACGGGCTGACAATGCTCGTGCCCCCGGTGCCGAGCCCCCTCGGCATGATTCGCACCCCGCGCGTGGCGTTTCTTGTGACCTTGATGTTGCTCTGGTCCCCCCTGCATACGTTGATCGCGATCGCGTTCGGAACCATGCTGGCTGTTACCGCGTTCCGCCTCTACGAGCCGTGGCGTGCGCTCATCAATACGTTTTGGTGGGCGTATCCGGCGGCGTTTGGCTCCGCGATCGGACACGCCCTCTTGCGGGCCATTCCGGGGCGTCTCGCCGGAATCGCCGTCGCGAGTTTGGTCGTCCTCGTCCTCTACCTGCTTGCGAACTTTGCGTTGATCGCGCTGTACCGCCGTCTTCGCCACGGCGAGTCATTCTTCGCATATTGGTGGAGCTGCCTCACCGAGAATCCGCTGTCTCAAGTCTTGGCGGCGCCCGTCCCGGTTCTCTTGGGTACCATCGGGATCGGGCCCGGACGCGGGCCGTGGCTCGCGCTGTTGCTGACGACACTATCCGCGGTGACCATGCCGGCCGTTCGCGCGCAGCTGGCGGTGTTCTTGGCGTCGCAGCGCACCGTGCAGGACATCGTCCGCGCGCTCATGATCGCGCTCGAGCGGACGGTTCCGGGAGCGCACGCACACGCGCAGCGGGTGAGTGCGCTCGTGAGCGAAGTGGGCCGGCGGATGCGGGTGCCGGCGGGTGTGGTCGAGTCGTGGCGTACGGCGGCGCTCCTGCACGACATCGGACTGATCGACGCGGAGTCGCGGACGGCGCCGCCGGTCAGCCACGCGATCGTCGGCTCGAGAATCCTTGCGTCCCATCCCGATGCGGTCGTGGCCCAGATGGTGCGCGAGCATCACACGCCGTGGTCGGCGGTCACGTCGCGGCTTCGAGGAAATGTCGCACTCGGCGCGCGCGTCCTCGCCGCCGCCGAGTGTTACGACGAATTGCGGTACGGGACGCCGGACGCTCCCCGCAAGACGACCCACAAGGCGGCCGCGGCGGCCCTGCGGCCGCTGATCGGCTCCCACCTGGACCCTCGAGTCGCGCCGGTTGTGATCGAAACGGCCGGACGCCTGGAGCCGCGGTCGGCGTCGTGA